GCTTGGCGTTCACTCGCACGAGTCGCTAAGCCTGTGGTCCGGTTTGATCTTCAGTTCGTCTTTCCTCGTCTCAGCCGCCGTTGCGCCACTGTGGGGAAGCCTCGCCGACCGTAAAGGGCGAAAGCTCATGCTGCTGCGCGCCGCACTCGGCATGGCGATCGTGATGTCGTTGCAAGGGTTGGCAACCAACGTATGGCACCTGTTCATCCTGCGCACGCTCATGGGGCTAACCTCTGGGTACATTCCCAATGCGATGGCGCTGATTGCCTCACAGGTTCCGCGTGAAAAAAGCGGCTGGGCGCTGGGCATGCTATCGACCGGACAGATCGCAGGCGTCATTCTCGGCCCCTTATTCGGCGGCTTTATGGCCGACTATATCGGACTACGCATCGTCTTTTTCATCACCGGTGGCATGCTGTTTACCAGCTTCCTGATTACGCTTTTTGCGATTAAAGAGAGCGTGGTTAAGGTCACCAAAGAGAATCGGCTCAGCGGAAAAGCCGTCTTCGCGTCGCTGCCGTATCCGGCGCTCATCATCTGCCTGTTCATTACGACAATGATGATCCAGATGGCGAACGGCTCCATCAGCCCTATCCTGACCCTGTTCATCCGCGATCTGGCTCCCGGCACCGATAATATTGCCTTTATCAGCGGCGTGATTGCCGTGATTCCCGGCGTGTCCGCCCTGCTATCCGCCCCGCGACTTGGCCGTTTAGGCGACCGGATCGGCGCACATCGCGTCCTGGTAGCCGCACTGGCGATCAGCGTACTGCTATTCCTGGTCATGGCGATGGTACAAAGCCCTACACAGCTCGGCATCCTGCGCTTTCTGCTGGGCTTTGCCGACGGCGCACTAATGCCAACCGTGCAGGCGCTGTTGGTCAAATACAGCAGCCAGCAGGTGACAGGCCGCATCTTCGGCTATAACCAGTCATTCATGTATTTAGGCAACGTACTGGGGCCGCTGGTGGGTTCCGGTGTGTCCGCCCTGATGGGCTTCCGCTGGGTTTTCGTCATCACCGCCGTTCTGGTGCTGTGCAATACGCTACAACTCTTTTTCGCTTTCAGGAAACCGCGCGGAAAGAGATAACGATCCGGCCAGCGACTGTGCTGGCCATTCATTTCTCTCGCTTAGCCCCTGCCCTATGTACCTCTCCCTTTCCCAGGGAATTCCTCCCTTGTTATAAATGATGTAAAAACATCAAAAAAACTTATTTTTTGACAAAGAATTACCACTTAAACGTATCCACATGAAAAATTAATCACATAAATGTAAAAAAAATTAAACAAACCCTACCTATATTGGCTGCTTTGTTTCGGCGCCACGCGAATTGCCCTGTTCAGACATTCAGACATTCGCGCCTGTAGGGAAGTGAGTAATGAGAAACTGGAACGAACCCAAGAAGCAAAAAGCCCACATCGATTTGGTTCCCATGATCGATGTGATGATGTTCCTGCTGGTCTTTTTTGTGCTGATCAGCATGAACGTTATTCCTGCGCTAGGCCTGAAAACGCAGCTCCCCGCCGCAGGCAGCGCACAGCAACTTAAGCCGCAGAAAAAAGCGATCATCACGCTTGGCGCACAGGATCATCTTGAGCTGGACGGACAGCCGATGGCCCTGAACGATCTCGTTACGACGCTGCAACAGCAGCAGCAAGATCAGCAAACCACCATCATTATCAACAGCGATAAAAGCGTCGAGGTTGAGCGTCTGGTCGCCGTGATGGATACCCTGCGTCAGGGTGGGTTCTTGTCCATTTCTATCGCTACCCGGAAATTGTGACATGTATCAGCTCTATCGCTCACGCCACGCCATCAGTTGGTTGCCGCTGCCGGTCTTTGCCACCTGCCTGTTCTTCGCCAGCCAACAGCCACCGCTGAAAGTTCAGCAGCATTACGACGAAACGGCCATGGCGCTCACGCTGGCTGAACCGGAACCGATTCCCCAGCCAGAACCGATCCCTGAGCCAGAACCGGTGCCACAACCTGAACCCGAGCCTGAGCCGACGCCGGTTAATGACCCCGATCCGATCATAGAAGCCCCGCCGGTTACGCCTCCGAAACCGGAAGTGAAGCCGAAGCCTAAACCAGAGGTTAAACCCAAGGCGGAAACTAAACCTAAGCCAACACCCACGCCAGCCAAGCCGACGACACCACGCCCGGAAGCTCCGGCCAAGCGCCCGGCACCGGCTGCCCCTTCCGCGCCGTCGGTAAATGTCGCCGCGCTGGAAAATAGCTATGCGCAGGCGCTGCGTGCGCAGCTTGAACAAACCAAGCGCTATCCAACCGGACGTCAGGCGTCACTCGAACGTCCCGAAGGTCGCGTTGAAGTCTGGCTGGAGGTCGATCGCACAGGACGCGTCATCGATTCCGGCATCAGCAGCAAAGCACGCAGCATGCTGCTGAATCGGGCGGCACAAGCCAGCCTACAGAGCATCAAACAGGTTCGAGCCTTTCCCGCCGACGCCTTTGCAGGACAAAACACAAAACGCTTTTTAGCCACGTTCGATTATCAGGCGCAGTAGTGTTCCGCACCTGAGCAAGAGAGTGAATCATCAAAAATAACGTCAACAACATGTTGATTAATAAACCACTGATAATAATGGAATTGTGAAATGAAACCGTTCAAACTTTCTGGGGTATGTTTGTCCGTCGTCGGCGTATTACTGGCAGGATCCTCGCTGGCGGAAGAAGCAACAAATGTCGGCACGATCAACGTACAGGGACAACCGCTCGGCGCAGGCTTAATGGTTCAAGAAGACAGCGCTAAATCGCGCTCGACCGTGACAAAAGACGCGCTGGATAAGATGCCCGCAGCAGGCAACGCCATTGATAAACTGAAATACACCGCAGGCCTGAACGTCAGCAGCAACGACGCCAGCGGCTTAAGTGGCGTCAGCTATACCATGCGCGGCATGAGTGCGGATCAGGTCGGCCTGTCATCCGACGGCATTCCCGTCAATGACTCCGGCGACTACGCCGTGTACCCGAACGGCATGGGCGATCCGGAAAACCTGGAACAGATCTTCGTTACCCAAGGTTCATCAGAAATGGATGGCCCGCACATCGGTGCTAGCGGCGGCAATATCGGGCTGGTTTCCCACCGTCCGGCGAAAGAATTTGGCGGCTTCGTTAAGCAAACGTTCGGCAGCAACAACCTCAGCAAGACCTTCGCACGTCTGGAAACCGGTCAACACAACGGCTTCAGCAGTTGGCTCTCCTACTCGTATACCGACTCCGACAAATGGCGCGGAGCAGGCTATTCCCGTGCCGATAAAGTCGAATGGAACGGCCTGTATGAACATGAAAATGGCCACAGCAGCAGCCTGATTGTGAAATACAATCAGCAAGATACCATCAACTACTCAACGTTGAGCAAACGGCAGTTCGAGCAAAACGGGCGTAAGATGGATTACGCCACGACGCCGGTTTACAACAGCCGTGGACAGATTTCCCAATACTACAAACTCAACCGCAATAACTTTGAAACGCTGAATGTCACGTTCACGCAGAAATTGCAGCTGCGCGATAATCTGGCGCTGACGTTACAGCCCTACTATTTCTCGACGAACGGCGGCAGCTTCGGCAGCGGAAATGCCAGCGTGTTATCTGCGACGTCAGACCGCGCGGGTAACTACGATCTCAGCAATCTGACCTCCAACACCTACTACCGTCCGTCATGGACGGAAACCTGGCGACCGGGTATCACCACCAAGCTGAAATGGGATCTTAGCGACGAGCATAGCCTGGATATCGGCTATTGGTTCGAGCGTGCCCGCCAGCGTCAAACGCAGCCGTTTATTCCGATTAAGAGCGACGGCACGCCGGCTAACATCTCCGGCAAACCCGGCGACGCGGATCAGATCACCGACGCGAACGGGAAAGTGGTTCAAGGCCGTAACCAGTTTACCGTCACACCTGCCCACAAAATCTGGGTTCAGGACACCTGGTTCTTCTCTCCGGAATGGACATTCACCGGCGGTCTGGCCTATCAGCACGTAGAGCGTGACGGGACTAACCTCGGCAGCTTGTATAACGTCGCAGAGAAAAAGAACAAAAAGTACCACGAATTCCTGCCCAGCTTTAATGCAGCCTACCGCATCAATACCGAAAATCAGGTGTTCTATAACATCACGCGCAATATGCGTACCCCGCCCAACTACGTCTTGTACAACGTTGGCGATTCCATCAATACCAAACCTGAGCTGAGCTGGAATCAGGAACTCGGCTGGCGCTTCCAGAATGAGGACATGCTGCTGAGCGCCTCGCTGTTCTTTATCCGCTTTACCGATCGTCAAATCTCCAGCCGTAACGCCGATGGCGACTACGAAATGATCAACGCCGGGAAAGTAGAAAACAAAGGTCTGGAGTTGGAATGGAGCGGCAAACTGCCTCATAACTTCAACTACTTTGCGGCTTACACCTATACAGACACCGAGCAGAAAAACAATCTCGCCACCAGCGGTAGCCAGCTTCCCACCACGGGCAAGCAGGTCGCCAACGCGCCGAAAAACATGCTCAACCTCGGACTGGGCTATGACGATGGCCTCTACTATGCCGGTGTAAATAGCCGCTATGTCGGATCGTTCTACGGCGACATGACCAATGACGAGAAGATCGGTGGACGTACCGTTTTCGATCTCAGCGCCGGTGTCTATCTGCCAGTGGATAAGAAGATCGTGAAAAGCGCCACCTTACGCTTTTGCGTCAACAACCTGTTCGACAAAGAGTATCTCGACTCTGCACGTTCAGTGAGCTTCAACTCAAGATCGTATAACGGCGTATCGGCAGGCACACCGTTTTACAACGTCGGGGAAGAACGCACCTTCAGCGCCTCACTGGAAGCCACGTTCTAATCCAATAACGTCATACGCCAGCGCAGTTTCCGGCGCTGGCGCTCATCACAAACAACGCCCAACAAGGCAATAGAAGGATCAGGTCATGAACGCCGATATGCTGCACGAGATTATTTTCTACGTCATGTACGCCTCACTGGTGATCGCCCTGATGATCATCATCGAACGCAGTCTCTACTTTTCCTATACGCGTCGGCAGGCCAAACGGCTGGAACGCGCCCTGACAGCGGATATTCGCCACGTTCACGATCTGCCGGGCGCGCTGACCCAGCGCCCTAGTCTGCCCATCGCCGTCGTCACGCCCGTGCTGGCGCAGTCACATCAGGCAGAAAACCGCGATGCGCTTAACGACCTGATCGACGCACAATATCTGCAAAGTAAGCCGCAGCTGTCGCGTGGACTATGGATTCTGGAAACGGTCGTCACCGCAGCACCGTTACTGGGGCTGCTGGGTACCATCATGGGGATTATCGAAACCTTCAAAGCGCTGTCTGCCGCTGGCATCTCCGACCCAAGCCAGGTTTCTGCCGGAATGGGAACCGCGTTGTACGCGACCGGACTGGGGATCGCCATCGCGCTGGTTTGCCTGCTGGGCAATAATTTCCTACAAAGCCGAATGGAACACATCAATGAAATGCTGAAAGTCCTGCTGATTCGCGCCGGAATGCCGCATACTCGCCAGCAGAAAGCGGGCCCAGCTGTAGCGCACAATTCCATGACAGACAGTGCCGTGACAGACAAAGCAATGGCGGAGAAGCGCTATGCTTAATCGTGGTGGCTTCACGAGTTCGGGGCGACGCTGGAAGCATTACATCAACACACTGCTGACAGGAGGCGTATTGTTTATTGTGAGTACGTCAGCCTATGCGGACGCCAGCGCGAGCGGCTATCGCATTCCCGGCTATGAATTAGTGTACGACGCCCCGGTGGAAACCACGCTGACCGTCCCCGATCTACGCCCCAGCGATGCGGTGTGGATATCGCTGTTTGATCATGCCCAACACACCATTGAGTTGGGTCAATTCTATGTCGCGAATCAGGCGGGAACGCGCTTTGATAACGTCTTACAGCATCTGCGTGCCGCCGGAGAACGCGGCGTACGAATCCGCCTGCTGCTTGAAGAAAAAGGGCTAAAAATTTCCACGCAGGACACGCTGGAGCAGCTCAAAACGATTCCGAATCTGGAACTGCGCGTGATTCCTTTTGAACGCCTGAGCGGCGGTATTGTGCATGCCAAATACCTGCTGGTTGATGGCAAACAGGCTTACATGGGTAGCCAGAATCTTGACTGGCGAGCGCTGGAGCACATTCACGAAACGGGATTATTGATCGACGATCCCCGTGTGGTGACTCAGATTAGCGCTATTTTTGAACAAGACTGGCAGGCACAGGCGCGACTGACCCAAGGCGAAACCGTTGCGCCGCTGCCCGCCACAACGCAACCCGCTGACCGCTCCGGCAACTATCTGGTTGCCAGCCCCAAAGCGTTTAATCCCGCTGGCGTGATAGATTCCGAAGAAGAACTTCCCCGCCTGTTGGCCGAAGCCCAGCAGTTGGTTCGCATTCAGGTGATGGATTACGTCCCGCTCTCCTACGGCCCGGATAAAACGCGCCCGTACTACGCGGTGATCGATAACGCGATTCGCACCGCCGCCGCACGCGGCGTCCAGATCGAGCTGATGGTGTCCGAATGGAGCACCAAAATGCCGAATATCGCCTATCTGAAAAGCCTGGCATTGCTACCCAACATCCAGATAAAAACGGTGTCTATACCGCAAGCCAGCGGCGGCTTCATTCCTTTTGCTCGCGTGATTCACAGTAAGATCATGACCATCGACGGCAAGAAAGCCTGGATCGGCACCAGCAACTGGAGCGGCGGCTATCTGGATAACTCGCGCAATCTGGAGATGGTGATTCAGAACCCAGCGATGGCACAGCGGGTAGACATGCTTTATACACAACTGTGGAACAGCGAGTACGCGCATCCTCTGCGCATTGATTATGATTACCCGCGGCCCGATCCGGGTGGCATGAAAGAGAAAGAGAAAGAGAAGGAAAACAGCCCTTCGTCCACGATAGTCGGTACGGTCAACGCACCGTAGCCACCACCAGAATGACATTTGATGGGGAATAGCATGAAACATACGTTGTTAGCACTGCTGGTTGCCGGATTTTTGCCGTTCAGCGTTCAGGCCGCAGGAGAAAAAGTGACGCGCTATGTCGTCACCTTCCCAGCCAGCGAACGCGTTGCGTATCAGGGCAAATTCGCCCAGAACTTCCCCAACGGCCTGCCTGTCGGTATTGGTTCCGGTCTCTATTTCACCGGCAAACAGGGCGACGATCTGATGTTCACCACCGTCACCGATCGCGGCCCAAATGCCGATGCGCCGCTGGTCGGCGAGAAAGAAGCCAAGATCTTCGCCAGTCCTGACTACGCACCGCTGATGATGGATATTCGGGTCAGCGCGAAAGCCGCCGAGGCGATCAACGCCCGTCCACTGCACGATGCCGAGGGCAATATCACCGGCCTGCCACTGCCCGCGGACATTATCGGCACCACCAACGAAGTGGCGCTGAACGATGCACTGCAACCGCTCAGCACCAGCCAGCGCGGTCTGGACACCGAAGGGATTACGCCGGACGGCAAAGGCGGCTTCTGGCTGTGTGACGAATACGGTCCGTTCCTGATTCACGTTGATGCCAGCGGGAAAATCCTGCAAAAATTCGGGCCAACGCCTGCGGGCAGCGAGCATTCGGTCGCCAGCGGTTTACCGAATATCATCAAGTGGCGTCAGCCGAATCGGGGTTTTGAAGGGCTGACCCGCCTGCCGGACGGCACGATCGTCATGGCCGTGCAAAGCACGCTGGATATCGACGGCAAAAGCAAAAACAAAGCGCAGTTTACACGTCTGGTGATGTTTAACCCGGAAACCAAAACCAGCCGCATGGTGGGCTACCCCATCAACATCGACAGCTATAAGAAAGCGAAGGATGCCAAGATCGGCGATATCGTCGCGCTGGATAATCAGCGTATTTTACTGGTCGAGCAAGGCGCGGATAAAGACAAGCAAATGCAGAACCGCATCTATCTGGTCGATCTCAGCAAGGCAAGTGACCTGACGCCGTTCGATGCCGATGGCAAATCGCCGGAGTTTGACGATCTCGCCCAGTTGGAAAAACGCGGCATTACGCTGGCGAGTAAGCAGGAGCTGGTGGATCTACGTAAGCTCGGCTGGCAGCAGGAGAAAGTGGAAGGTCTGGCGCTGGTCGATAAGCAAACGCTGGCTGTCATTAACGACAACGATTTTGGCCTGCAATCCGTGCTGCAATCCCCGGTGAAAGCGAAAGATAAGGCGGACGACTATCAGGTTACTGCCGATGGTAAACTGACGCGAGATGGCAAAGCGGTCGAGACGACGTTAGCCATCAAACCGTTAGAGAAGCCAGAAGCCGATAACGAACTGTGGGTGATTACTCTGCCGCAGCCGCTCAGGTAGTCTTCTGTGAAATGGCTTCCACCGGAGACGGGGAAGCCACTATTCAACACACTCAAATCAACGCGTTCAGGCGTGCTCGAACCAGTCGCTATTCTGTTGCGCAATCGGCGTGATCGAATAGATCATTTCCTGCAAATGCTCACGAATCGCTTTTTCGGCAGCATCAGGATCGCGCGCTTTCAGGGCGCTAAAAATCAGGTAGTGCTGTTGGATCAGGCTGGGCGGTGGTGAAACCTGGCTCAGGCTGAGAAAACGTACGCGATCCATCGTCGCTTTAATCGACTCGATGGTTTCCCACGCCAGCGGACAGTTGGCAATCTGCGTCAGCAACTGATGGAAGCTGTCATCAAGGCTGAGAAACTCGCGTACCTGATCATTCTGCGCAGCCAGTTCCTGACGGCGTAAGTTGTGCTCCAGCGTCAGCAACTGTTCTTCTGTCACCATTTCTGCCGCCCGGCGCGCAATCGCACACTCCAGAGCCTGGCGGATAAAGCGGGCATCTGCCACGCGCTGCTCGGAGATCTTCATCACAAACGTGCCGCGCTGCGGCAGGATCTGCACCAGTCCGGCCTCTGCCAGCTTGATAAAAGCCTCTCTGACCGGCTGGCGGGAAACGTCAAAA
The nucleotide sequence above comes from Pectobacterium brasiliense. Encoded proteins:
- a CDS encoding multidrug efflux MFS transporter codes for the protein METWKLNLFSAWLGCFFTGLAMSQILPFLPLYIEQLGVHSHESLSLWSGLIFSSSFLVSAAVAPLWGSLADRKGRKLMLLRAALGMAIVMSLQGLATNVWHLFILRTLMGLTSGYIPNAMALIASQVPREKSGWALGMLSTGQIAGVILGPLFGGFMADYIGLRIVFFITGGMLFTSFLITLFAIKESVVKVTKENRLSGKAVFASLPYPALIICLFITTMMIQMANGSISPILTLFIRDLAPGTDNIAFISGVIAVIPGVSALLSAPRLGRLGDRIGAHRVLVAALAISVLLFLVMAMVQSPTQLGILRFLLGFADGALMPTVQALLVKYSSQQVTGRIFGYNQSFMYLGNVLGPLVGSGVSALMGFRWVFVITAVLVLCNTLQLFFAFRKPRGKR
- a CDS encoding ExbD/TolR family protein — its product is MRNWNEPKKQKAHIDLVPMIDVMMFLLVFFVLISMNVIPALGLKTQLPAAGSAQQLKPQKKAIITLGAQDHLELDGQPMALNDLVTTLQQQQQDQQTTIIINSDKSVEVERLVAVMDTLRQGGFLSISIATRKL
- a CDS encoding energy transducer TonB family protein → MYQLYRSRHAISWLPLPVFATCLFFASQQPPLKVQQHYDETAMALTLAEPEPIPQPEPIPEPEPVPQPEPEPEPTPVNDPDPIIEAPPVTPPKPEVKPKPKPEVKPKAETKPKPTPTPAKPTTPRPEAPAKRPAPAAPSAPSVNVAALENSYAQALRAQLEQTKRYPTGRQASLERPEGRVEVWLEVDRTGRVIDSGISSKARSMLLNRAAQASLQSIKQVRAFPADAFAGQNTKRFLATFDYQAQ
- a CDS encoding TonB-dependent receptor family protein, giving the protein MKPFKLSGVCLSVVGVLLAGSSLAEEATNVGTINVQGQPLGAGLMVQEDSAKSRSTVTKDALDKMPAAGNAIDKLKYTAGLNVSSNDASGLSGVSYTMRGMSADQVGLSSDGIPVNDSGDYAVYPNGMGDPENLEQIFVTQGSSEMDGPHIGASGGNIGLVSHRPAKEFGGFVKQTFGSNNLSKTFARLETGQHNGFSSWLSYSYTDSDKWRGAGYSRADKVEWNGLYEHENGHSSSLIVKYNQQDTINYSTLSKRQFEQNGRKMDYATTPVYNSRGQISQYYKLNRNNFETLNVTFTQKLQLRDNLALTLQPYYFSTNGGSFGSGNASVLSATSDRAGNYDLSNLTSNTYYRPSWTETWRPGITTKLKWDLSDEHSLDIGYWFERARQRQTQPFIPIKSDGTPANISGKPGDADQITDANGKVVQGRNQFTVTPAHKIWVQDTWFFSPEWTFTGGLAYQHVERDGTNLGSLYNVAEKKNKKYHEFLPSFNAAYRINTENQVFYNITRNMRTPPNYVLYNVGDSINTKPELSWNQELGWRFQNEDMLLSASLFFIRFTDRQISSRNADGDYEMINAGKVENKGLELEWSGKLPHNFNYFAAYTYTDTEQKNNLATSGSQLPTTGKQVANAPKNMLNLGLGYDDGLYYAGVNSRYVGSFYGDMTNDEKIGGRTVFDLSAGVYLPVDKKIVKSATLRFCVNNLFDKEYLDSARSVSFNSRSYNGVSAGTPFYNVGEERTFSASLEATF
- a CDS encoding MotA/TolQ/ExbB proton channel family protein, with translation MNADMLHEIIFYVMYASLVIALMIIIERSLYFSYTRRQAKRLERALTADIRHVHDLPGALTQRPSLPIAVVTPVLAQSHQAENRDALNDLIDAQYLQSKPQLSRGLWILETVVTAAPLLGLLGTIMGIIETFKALSAAGISDPSQVSAGMGTALYATGLGIAIALVCLLGNNFLQSRMEHINEMLKVLLIRAGMPHTRQQKAGPAVAHNSMTDSAVTDKAMAEKRYA
- a CDS encoding phospholipase D-like domain-containing protein, translated to MLNRGGFTSSGRRWKHYINTLLTGGVLFIVSTSAYADASASGYRIPGYELVYDAPVETTLTVPDLRPSDAVWISLFDHAQHTIELGQFYVANQAGTRFDNVLQHLRAAGERGVRIRLLLEEKGLKISTQDTLEQLKTIPNLELRVIPFERLSGGIVHAKYLLVDGKQAYMGSQNLDWRALEHIHETGLLIDDPRVVTQISAIFEQDWQAQARLTQGETVAPLPATTQPADRSGNYLVASPKAFNPAGVIDSEEELPRLLAEAQQLVRIQVMDYVPLSYGPDKTRPYYAVIDNAIRTAAARGVQIELMVSEWSTKMPNIAYLKSLALLPNIQIKTVSIPQASGGFIPFARVIHSKIMTIDGKKAWIGTSNWSGGYLDNSRNLEMVIQNPAMAQRVDMLYTQLWNSEYAHPLRIDYDYPRPDPGGMKEKEKEKENSPSSTIVGTVNAP
- a CDS encoding esterase-like activity of phytase family protein, producing MKHTLLALLVAGFLPFSVQAAGEKVTRYVVTFPASERVAYQGKFAQNFPNGLPVGIGSGLYFTGKQGDDLMFTTVTDRGPNADAPLVGEKEAKIFASPDYAPLMMDIRVSAKAAEAINARPLHDAEGNITGLPLPADIIGTTNEVALNDALQPLSTSQRGLDTEGITPDGKGGFWLCDEYGPFLIHVDASGKILQKFGPTPAGSEHSVASGLPNIIKWRQPNRGFEGLTRLPDGTIVMAVQSTLDIDGKSKNKAQFTRLVMFNPETKTSRMVGYPINIDSYKKAKDAKIGDIVALDNQRILLVEQGADKDKQMQNRIYLVDLSKASDLTPFDADGKSPEFDDLAQLEKRGITLASKQELVDLRKLGWQQEKVEGLALVDKQTLAVINDNDFGLQSVLQSPVKAKDKADDYQVTADGKLTRDGKAVETTLAIKPLEKPEADNELWVITLPQPLR
- a CDS encoding GntR family transcriptional regulator, whose translation is MDTSFQINNNEPVNQQIYRVLRKDIVECNIPPGKLLSEKEISVRFDVSRQPVREAFIKLAEAGLVQILPQRGTFVMKISEQRVADARFIRQALECAIARRAAEMVTEEQLLTLEHNLRRQELAAQNDQVREFLSLDDSFHQLLTQIANCPLAWETIESIKATMDRVRFLSLSQVSPPPSLIQQHYLIFSALKARDPDAAEKAIREHLQEMIYSITPIAQQNSDWFEHA